Proteins from one Flavobacterium branchiarum genomic window:
- the mutY gene encoding A/G-specific adenine glycosylase, translating to MSFSKQLIKWYLQNKRDLPWRNTVDSYPIWLSEIMLQQTRVAQGMPYFLSFLNAFPTVFDLANADEEQVLKLWQGLGYYSRARNLHQTAKFIANDLNGVFPKTYLELLKLKGVGEYTAAAIASFSYNEAVPVVDGNVFRVLSRYFDVETDIAVASAKKEFAALAYELMPKDNPAIFNQAIMEFGALQCVPKSPNCSICVFNESCLALQKKKVDVLPVKSKKIKVTTRFFNYLVVEDGIGNTVLQKRTAKGIWHNLYEFPLLETDTEKDFDFVASYIKEEFFSTHSIIGIEECNPKSIIHKLSHQHLYIKFWKIKISETISKGINAQDLKTYPFPIVIHNFIESV from the coding sequence TTGATAAAATGGTATTTACAAAATAAACGCGATTTACCATGGCGAAATACTGTTGATTCTTACCCTATTTGGCTATCAGAAATAATGTTACAACAGACTCGAGTAGCACAAGGAATGCCTTATTTTTTATCTTTTTTAAATGCATTTCCTACGGTTTTTGATTTGGCAAACGCCGATGAAGAGCAAGTTTTGAAACTTTGGCAGGGTTTGGGTTATTATTCGAGAGCTAGAAATCTCCATCAGACTGCAAAATTTATTGCGAATGATTTAAATGGTGTTTTTCCTAAAACGTATTTAGAGTTACTAAAATTAAAAGGAGTAGGCGAGTACACCGCAGCAGCTATTGCATCCTTTTCTTATAATGAAGCTGTTCCGGTTGTTGATGGAAATGTATTTCGTGTTTTATCACGTTACTTTGATGTAGAAACGGATATTGCTGTAGCTTCGGCTAAAAAAGAATTTGCCGCTTTGGCTTATGAATTGATGCCAAAAGATAATCCGGCAATTTTTAATCAAGCTATAATGGAGTTTGGCGCTTTACAATGTGTGCCTAAAAGTCCAAATTGTTCGATTTGTGTGTTCAATGAAAGCTGTTTGGCATTGCAGAAGAAAAAAGTCGACGTGCTCCCTGTGAAATCAAAAAAGATAAAAGTAACGACTCGATTCTTTAATTATTTAGTAGTTGAGGATGGAATTGGTAATACGGTTTTACAAAAAAGAACTGCAAAAGGCATATGGCATAATCTATATGAGTTTCCGTTATTAGAAACAGATACTGAGAAAGACTTTGATTTTGTGGCTTCTTATATTAAAGAAGAGTTTTTTTCCACGCATTCTATTATAGGAATAGAGGAGTGTAATCCAAAAAGTATCATTCATAAATTATCACATCAGCATTTGTATATTAAGTTCTGGAAAATCAAAATTAGCGAGACAATTTCAAAAGGTATTAATGCACAGGATTTAAAAACATATCCTTTTCCTATAGTGATTCATAATTTTATTGAGTCAGTATAA
- a CDS encoding GLPGLI family protein has protein sequence MKIAFVISVFCIYTIGYSQSVVVNYIEKRIISKEKLEATPEFARANALAIHNYILEYSNGISFYKNTSEVKNVDSIKEIDTKNEREEKSYRITQRHLEKWYYADFNTDELLFKIYNGKDFYGQDHLLKWDWKITNETKNINGFECKKAISEAFGYYFTAWFTEDIAVSAGPDKFNGLPGLILYVGTAYYEYVATSLEVKKEPIVIVKPKIADKTFTMAEVETYVKDGISKLKSGTTTEVKGNTTKTVTSIIVH, from the coding sequence ATGAAGATTGCTTTTGTGATATCGGTGTTTTGTATTTATACAATAGGTTATTCTCAATCTGTGGTAGTAAATTACATTGAAAAAAGAATAATAAGTAAAGAGAAACTAGAGGCAACTCCTGAATTTGCTAGAGCTAATGCATTAGCAATTCACAATTATATTTTGGAATATAGTAATGGGATTTCATTTTACAAGAATACTTCTGAGGTAAAAAATGTGGATAGTATTAAGGAAATTGACACAAAAAACGAAAGAGAAGAGAAGTCTTATAGGATTACTCAAAGACATCTTGAAAAATGGTATTACGCAGATTTTAATACCGATGAATTATTGTTTAAGATTTATAACGGTAAAGATTTTTATGGACAGGATCATTTGTTAAAATGGGACTGGAAAATTACAAATGAGACAAAAAATATAAATGGGTTCGAATGTAAAAAAGCAATTTCAGAAGCTTTTGGCTATTATTTTACAGCTTGGTTTACAGAAGATATTGCTGTAAGTGCAGGGCCAGACAAATTTAATGGACTTCCGGGGCTTATTTTATATGTTGGAACAGCCTATTACGAATACGTTGCAACAAGCCTAGAGGTGAAAAAAGAACCGATAGTGATTGTGAAACCTAAAATAGCAGACAAAACCTTTACTATGGCGGAGGTAGAAACCTATGTGAAAGACGGTATTAGTAAATTAAAATCGGGTACCACGACTGAAGTAAAAGGCAATACTACAAAAACTGTAACAAGTATAATCGTTCATTAG
- a CDS encoding single-stranded DNA-binding protein encodes MNGTLNKVMLIGHLGDDVKMHYFDGGNCIGRFQLATNEVYINKTTNEKITSTEWHNLVVRNKAAEICEKYLSKGDKIYIEGRIKSRQWQAEDGSTKHTTEIQVTEFTFLTTKKETEGQKQNPSPESSKNTNFDASNDGLPINDLPF; translated from the coding sequence ATGAACGGAACATTAAATAAAGTGATGTTGATAGGTCATTTAGGTGACGATGTAAAAATGCATTATTTTGATGGTGGGAATTGCATTGGGCGATTTCAATTGGCAACTAATGAGGTTTATATTAACAAAACAACCAATGAAAAGATCACTTCTACGGAGTGGCATAATTTGGTTGTGCGTAATAAAGCCGCAGAAATTTGTGAAAAATATTTATCAAAAGGAGATAAGATATATATCGAAGGTAGGATAAAGTCGCGCCAATGGCAAGCCGAAGATGGTTCGACGAAACATACGACAGAGATTCAGGTAACTGAGTTTACTTTCTTGACTACTAAAAAAGAGACTGAAGGGCAGAAGCAGAATCCTTCTCCAGAATCGTCAAAAAACACTAACTTTGACGCTTCGAATGATGGCTTACCAATAAATGATTTGCCATTCTGA
- a CDS encoding gliding motility-associated protein GldE, producing MDPEPSLYVANTLDTNLIVGFLGIFILLFCSAIVSGAEVALFSLSQKDIDEAVQQNASKGRIISNLLDKPKKLLATLLVANNFINIGVVILFSFVGRDIFGAVISPVLKFILEVILVTSLILFFGEILPKVYASRNNLKFAQRVAYPLALLDKLLSPISLPMRSATVYLHNKLGKQKTSFSVGQLSQALELTDSDDTSTEEQKILEGIVSFGNTDTKQVMSPRIDIFALEISESFEAIYPKIIEKGYSRIPVYRDNIDQIEGVLFVKDLLPYIDKKDFDWVTLIREPFFVPENKKLDNLLKDFQSMKSHLAIVVDEYGGTSGLVSLEDVIEEIVGDISDEFDDEHINFSQIDDKNYLFEGKINLKDFYRIIDVDEDLFEIQKGEAETLGGFILEIIGNFPKKNQKIAFQNCIFTIESVDSKRIKQIKVTIE from the coding sequence TTGGACCCAGAGCCCAGTTTATACGTTGCAAACACCTTAGATACTAACCTTATTGTTGGTTTTCTTGGAATTTTTATTTTACTTTTTTGTTCGGCCATTGTTTCCGGCGCCGAAGTAGCACTTTTTTCGTTGTCTCAAAAAGATATTGATGAGGCAGTACAACAAAACGCATCCAAAGGAAGAATTATCTCTAACCTTTTGGATAAACCCAAAAAGCTTTTAGCGACACTTCTTGTAGCCAATAATTTTATTAATATTGGAGTTGTTATCTTGTTCTCTTTTGTAGGTCGAGATATTTTTGGTGCAGTTATTTCTCCTGTTTTAAAATTTATTCTAGAAGTGATTCTAGTTACTTCTTTGATTTTGTTTTTTGGTGAAATTTTACCAAAGGTCTATGCGAGTCGTAATAATCTTAAATTTGCACAACGTGTGGCATATCCATTAGCTTTGCTAGATAAATTGCTTTCTCCTATAAGTTTGCCAATGCGTTCGGCAACGGTATATTTGCATAATAAATTGGGAAAACAAAAAACGAGTTTTTCAGTGGGTCAATTGTCTCAAGCTTTAGAACTTACCGATTCAGATGATACGTCAACTGAAGAGCAAAAAATATTAGAAGGGATTGTTTCTTTTGGAAATACAGACACAAAGCAAGTGATGAGTCCGAGAATTGATATTTTTGCATTAGAGATTTCGGAATCTTTTGAAGCAATATATCCTAAAATTATCGAAAAAGGATATTCTAGAATTCCAGTTTACAGAGATAATATTGATCAGATTGAAGGAGTTTTGTTTGTAAAGGACTTGCTTCCTTATATAGATAAGAAAGATTTTGATTGGGTTACACTTATTCGTGAGCCATTTTTTGTGCCGGAGAATAAGAAGTTAGATAATCTATTGAAAGATTTTCAGAGTATGAAAAGCCATTTAGCAATCGTTGTTGATGAATATGGTGGAACTTCTGGATTGGTTTCTTTAGAGGATGTAATTGAAGAAATAGTAGGGGATATAAGTGATGAGTTTGATGATGAACACATTAATTTTTCTCAAATTGATGATAAGAATTACCTGTTTGAAGGAAAGATAAATCTAAAAGACTTTTATAGAATTATAGATGTTGATGAAGATTTATTTGAAATACAAAAAGGAGAAGCCGAAACATTGGGAGGTTTTATTTTGGAGATTATAGGTAATTTTCCAAAGAAGAATCAGAAAATTGCCTTTCAAAACTGTATTTTTACAATAGAATCGGTGGATAGTAAAAGAATAAAACAAATAAAAGTAACAATAGAATAA
- the gldD gene encoding gliding motility lipoprotein GldD: MLKKSIAIITLFIITLTVVSCKDDVVPKPASYLRLDYAEAKYVNFENQCPFSFEINGDAVIKGEKDCGFTISYPKMKATIYLTYKPVNNDINKLLKDAQKLTYEHVIKADDILEQPYLNPDKKTYGMFYQVDGNAATNSQFYITDSIKHFVTGSVYFYAKPNFDSIMPAASYIKNDMQHLMETIKWK, encoded by the coding sequence ATGCTTAAAAAATCAATTGCCATAATCACGCTTTTTATAATAACATTGACTGTAGTAAGTTGTAAAGATGATGTTGTGCCTAAACCAGCAAGTTATCTGAGATTGGATTATGCGGAAGCTAAATATGTAAATTTTGAGAATCAGTGTCCTTTTAGTTTTGAAATAAATGGAGATGCCGTTATAAAAGGAGAAAAAGATTGTGGGTTCACGATTTCATATCCAAAAATGAAAGCGACTATTTATCTTACTTACAAACCTGTCAATAATGATATTAATAAATTATTGAAAGATGCTCAGAAGCTAACCTACGAACATGTTATAAAAGCAGATGATATATTAGAGCAACCCTATTTAAACCCTGATAAGAAAACGTATGGTATGTTTTATCAAGTTGACGGAAACGCTGCTACAAACTCTCAATTTTACATCACAGACAGTATTAAGCATTTTGTGACTGGTTCGGTTTATTTTTACGCAAAGCCTAATTTTGATTCAATCATGCCGGCAGCGAGTTATATTAAAAATGATATGCAGCATTTAATGGAAACTATTAAATGGAAGTAA
- a CDS encoding heavy-metal-associated domain-containing protein, which yields MKIVKSIAVIAIASLLFISCKKNETETTPVATTEAATPKVHKEIAAQNVQTASFEIEGMTCAMGCAKTIESELADLDGVQDAKVDFDKKTATVTFDKTVQNPDNLTKIVQATGDGKTYKVSNMKS from the coding sequence ATGAAAATCGTAAAATCAATCGCAGTTATAGCAATTGCTAGCCTTTTGTTCATAAGCTGTAAAAAGAACGAAACAGAAACTACACCTGTTGCAACTACAGAAGCTGCTACTCCAAAAGTGCATAAAGAAATCGCTGCTCAAAATGTGCAAACTGCAAGTTTTGAAATCGAAGGAATGACTTGCGCAATGGGATGTGCAAAAACTATCGAAAGCGAATTAGCTGACCTTGATGGTGTACAAGATGCTAAAGTAGATTTTGACAAAAAAACTGCTACTGTAACTTTTGACAAAACTGTTCAAAATCCAGATAACTTAACTAAAATAGTTCAAGCCACTGGTGACGGAAAAACATATAAAGTTTCAAACATGAAATCGTAA
- a CDS encoding DMT family transporter, translating to MDSKQLKWVYLTVLALVWGSSFILIKKGLIGLTAIQLGSLRIIFAALFLLLIGFKSLAKIPQRQWKFIALTSFFGTFTPAYLFAIAETEIDSSITAILNSLTPLNTLIIGAVIFGMQFQRRQIIGVFIGLIGCLLLVFNGAMSHPEQNYYYAVLVVVASLCYAINVNLIKRYLSDLSSLSITTGNFMVLLVPAIVILSFSGFQDVMYDDKVQYSIWFIVVLGVVGTGIANVLFFKLIQMSSPVFATSVTYLIPIIAFFWGFLDNEMLTPIQVLGALIVLVGVYLSAKK from the coding sequence ATGGATTCAAAACAATTAAAGTGGGTTTATTTAACGGTATTAGCCTTGGTTTGGGGAAGTTCTTTTATTTTGATAAAAAAAGGATTAATAGGCTTAACTGCGATTCAGTTGGGGTCTTTGCGAATTATTTTTGCTGCCTTATTTTTATTATTGATTGGTTTTAAAAGTTTGGCTAAAATTCCGCAACGTCAATGGAAATTTATTGCGTTAACTTCTTTCTTTGGAACATTTACGCCTGCTTATCTTTTTGCCATTGCCGAAACAGAAATTGATAGCTCGATTACCGCAATCTTAAATTCGTTGACTCCATTAAATACATTGATAATAGGAGCGGTTATCTTTGGAATGCAATTTCAGAGGCGACAAATTATCGGAGTTTTTATTGGGTTAATAGGATGTTTGCTTCTGGTTTTTAATGGAGCAATGAGTCATCCTGAGCAAAATTATTATTATGCTGTTTTAGTGGTTGTAGCGTCTCTTTGTTATGCTATCAATGTAAACTTGATAAAAAGATACTTATCAGATTTAAGTTCGCTGAGTATTACTACGGGTAATTTTATGGTACTATTGGTTCCTGCAATTGTAATATTAAGTTTCTCCGGATTTCAGGACGTAATGTATGACGATAAAGTGCAGTATTCTATTTGGTTTATAGTTGTTCTTGGAGTAGTGGGGACTGGAATTGCTAATGTTTTATTCTTTAAACTAATACAAATGTCTTCGCCGGTATTTGCAACTTCTGTAACTTATTTAATTCCTATAATAGCTTTCTTTTGGGGTTTTCTAGATAATGAAATGCTTACGCCAATTCAAGTATTAGGGGCGTTGATTGTTTTGGTTGGGGTTTATCTCTCAGCAAAAAAATAA
- a CDS encoding insulinase family protein, with the protein MKKRNIILILLFVTGIMQAQDRPQPKPGNAPIVNIKKPQTFVLANGMKVLVVENHKLPRVSFNLTLDNAPFTEGNKKGVDELTSNMIGDGTKKTKKEAFNEEIDFYGANINFSSSGAFASSLSKYSGRILELLAEGALQPNFTQAEFDKEKAKLSEGLKTEEKSVPAIERRVVDALAFGKNHPSGEFITEETLKNITLADVENNYKTHFVPENAYLVVIGDIKFKETKAAVEKLFGKWEKKAQPKDTYPNPVNVSNLQINFVDVPNAVQSEIALVNTVNLKMNDPDFFPAVIANQILGGDFNSYLNMNLREAHGWTYGASSGLGSGKYTAKFKAASAVRNAVTDSAVVEFVKEIKRIRTEKVSDEILKTVKAGYIGRFVMQVEKPQTVARYALNIETENLPKDFYEKYIQNINKVTPDEILRVANKYFPIDNMRIVITGKGSEVIPGLEKLNIPISYFDKYANPTEKPSLKKEVPKGVTAKSVFDNYIKVIGGEKAVASVKTIAMLGSTTIPQAPSPLTFISKMDARGKMMVSLAMGPMNLMKQVVNEKEAYIEQQGQRKNLEGKDLADMKASAVPFEELHLSKKEGLVIDHIEPINNNDAYAIKDGKTTYFFDTKSGLKVAEAKVSEQAGKSITQITNFGDYKEVKGVKVPFNITQNVGFELNIKMSEVKINEGVTDKDFL; encoded by the coding sequence ATGAAAAAAAGAAACATTATTTTAATCCTATTATTCGTAACAGGAATTATGCAAGCACAAGATCGTCCACAACCTAAACCAGGTAACGCTCCAATAGTAAATATTAAAAAACCACAAACCTTTGTTTTGGCAAACGGGATGAAAGTTTTGGTTGTCGAGAATCACAAATTACCTAGAGTAAGTTTTAACCTAACCCTTGACAACGCTCCTTTTACAGAAGGAAATAAAAAAGGAGTAGATGAGCTAACAAGTAATATGATTGGCGACGGAACTAAAAAAACTAAAAAAGAAGCTTTTAACGAAGAGATTGATTTCTACGGAGCAAATATTAATTTTAGTTCTAGCGGTGCTTTCGCAAGTTCTCTTTCTAAATATTCAGGAAGAATCTTAGAACTTTTAGCAGAAGGTGCTTTGCAACCTAATTTTACTCAAGCAGAATTTGATAAAGAAAAAGCAAAACTCAGCGAAGGACTTAAAACTGAAGAGAAAAGCGTACCTGCTATCGAAAGAAGAGTAGTTGATGCTTTAGCGTTTGGAAAAAACCATCCTTCTGGAGAATTTATCACTGAAGAAACACTAAAGAACATAACACTGGCTGATGTAGAAAACAATTACAAAACACATTTTGTTCCAGAAAACGCCTATTTAGTAGTTATTGGAGATATAAAATTCAAAGAAACTAAAGCCGCTGTAGAAAAACTGTTTGGAAAATGGGAGAAAAAAGCACAACCAAAAGACACCTACCCTAACCCTGTAAATGTCTCTAATCTTCAAATTAATTTTGTTGACGTTCCTAATGCTGTCCAATCAGAAATAGCACTAGTTAACACAGTTAACTTAAAAATGAACGATCCAGATTTTTTCCCTGCAGTTATTGCAAACCAAATCTTAGGAGGAGATTTCAACAGTTACCTAAACATGAATTTACGTGAGGCTCACGGATGGACATATGGTGCTAGTTCAGGCCTAGGAAGCGGAAAATACACTGCTAAATTCAAAGCTGCTTCGGCAGTAAGAAATGCTGTAACAGATAGCGCTGTAGTAGAATTTGTAAAAGAAATCAAGAGAATTAGAACGGAAAAAGTTTCAGACGAGATTTTAAAAACAGTTAAAGCAGGATACATCGGTAGATTTGTTATGCAGGTTGAGAAGCCACAGACTGTAGCTAGATACGCATTGAATATTGAGACCGAAAATCTTCCTAAAGATTTTTACGAGAAATACATTCAGAACATCAATAAGGTAACTCCAGACGAGATACTTAGAGTAGCCAACAAATATTTCCCAATTGATAACATGAGAATTGTTATTACTGGAAAAGGATCTGAAGTAATTCCCGGTTTAGAAAAACTAAACATTCCTATTAGTTACTTTGACAAATATGCTAATCCTACAGAAAAGCCATCATTAAAGAAAGAAGTTCCTAAAGGCGTAACTGCTAAAAGCGTATTTGACAATTACATAAAAGTTATAGGCGGAGAAAAAGCAGTAGCCTCTGTAAAAACAATTGCTATGCTAGGATCAACAACTATTCCTCAAGCACCGTCTCCATTAACCTTTATCTCTAAAATGGATGCTAGAGGAAAAATGATGGTTTCACTAGCGATGGGACCTATGAATTTAATGAAGCAAGTTGTCAATGAAAAAGAAGCTTATATCGAACAACAAGGACAACGAAAAAACCTTGAAGGTAAAGATCTTGCAGATATGAAAGCAAGCGCTGTTCCGTTTGAAGAGCTTCACCTTTCTAAAAAAGAAGGCTTAGTGATTGACCACATTGAACCTATTAACAACAACGATGCTTACGCTATAAAAGACGGCAAAACAACTTACTTCTTTGATACAAAATCTGGATTAAAAGTTGCCGAAGCTAAAGTTTCCGAACAAGCGGGGAAATCAATTACTCAAATTACAAATTTTGGTGATTATAAAGAAGTAAAAGGAGTTAAGGTTCCTTTTAACATTACTCAAAATGTAGGTTTTGAATTGAACATCAAAATGTCCGAAGTAAAAATCAACGAAGGTGTTACTGATAAAGACTTCTTATAA
- a CDS encoding M16 family metallopeptidase: MKKSIIMLSAALMLGGVATAQKVAFEEYDLDNGLHVILHNDSSAPVVITSVMYHVGSKDETPDRTGFAHFFEHLLFEGTENIKRGEWMKMVTANGGTNNANTSDDRTYYYEVFPSNNLELALWMESERLMHPVINKIGVDTQNEVVKEEKRTRYDNQPYGNILPEVKKNMFKNHPYRWTTIGTMEHLDAATLDEFKAFNKKFYTPNNAVLVIAGDFDKAKTKEWVQKYFGPIKKGEKLQKQTFTEEPITQPIKAKYEDPNIQIPMVVASYRTPSMKTRDARVLDLISSYLSDGKSSKLYKKIVDEKKMALQIGAVGFSQEDYGMYILYGLPMNPYTSADLLKEIDEEIVKLQTNLISEKDYEKLQNKFDNNYVNSNATVEGIAENLASYYLLYGDINLINTEIDLYHSITREEIRDVAKKYLNPNQRLILDYVPTTKAQN; the protein is encoded by the coding sequence ATGAAAAAATCAATAATTATGTTAAGTGCTGCGCTTATGCTAGGTGGAGTAGCTACTGCTCAAAAAGTAGCCTTTGAAGAATACGATTTGGACAATGGCCTACATGTCATTTTGCACAATGATTCTTCGGCACCAGTTGTCATAACTTCTGTAATGTACCATGTCGGATCAAAAGACGAAACTCCAGACAGAACGGGTTTTGCTCATTTTTTCGAACATTTATTATTTGAAGGAACTGAAAATATTAAACGTGGAGAATGGATGAAAATGGTAACTGCCAATGGTGGAACCAATAACGCTAACACATCTGACGACAGAACGTATTATTACGAAGTTTTCCCATCTAATAATTTAGAATTAGCACTATGGATGGAATCAGAAAGATTGATGCATCCTGTAATAAACAAAATTGGAGTTGACACTCAAAATGAAGTTGTTAAAGAGGAAAAAAGAACTCGCTACGACAACCAACCTTACGGAAACATTCTTCCAGAGGTAAAGAAAAACATGTTCAAGAACCACCCTTATCGTTGGACTACAATCGGGACTATGGAACATCTTGATGCTGCAACTCTTGACGAATTTAAAGCTTTCAATAAAAAATTCTACACTCCAAACAATGCTGTTTTGGTAATTGCTGGAGATTTTGATAAAGCAAAAACCAAAGAATGGGTTCAAAAATACTTTGGACCAATAAAAAAAGGAGAGAAACTGCAAAAACAAACTTTTACAGAAGAACCTATCACTCAACCGATAAAAGCTAAATACGAAGATCCAAACATTCAAATTCCGATGGTTGTTGCTTCATACCGTACTCCATCGATGAAAACTAGAGACGCAAGAGTACTAGATTTAATATCTTCTTATTTAAGTGATGGAAAAAGCTCTAAACTTTACAAAAAAATAGTTGACGAAAAAAAGATGGCTTTACAAATTGGAGCTGTTGGTTTTAGTCAAGAAGATTACGGTATGTACATTTTATACGGCTTACCAATGAACCCTTATACATCTGCCGATCTATTAAAAGAAATTGACGAAGAAATTGTAAAACTTCAAACCAACTTGATTTCTGAGAAAGATTACGAAAAACTACAAAACAAGTTCGACAACAACTACGTTAACTCAAACGCAACTGTTGAAGGAATTGCCGAAAACCTAGCTAGTTACTATCTGCTTTATGGTGATATAAATCTAATAAACACAGAAATTGACCTCTATCACTCTATAACAAGAGAAGAAATTAGAGATGTAGCAAAAAAATATCTAAATCCTAATCAACGTTTAATTCTAGACTATGTTCCTACTACAAAGGCACAAAATTAA
- the rplU gene encoding 50S ribosomal protein L21, with translation MYAIVEIAGQQFKVSKDLKVYVHRLANEEGSKVSFDKVLLLDDNGNVTLGAPAIEGASVEAKVLQHLKGDKVIVFKKKRRKGYKKRNGHRQYLTQIVIEGITAAGGTKKAAAKKAVVAEEVATEEAAPKAKKAAPKAKKEATKE, from the coding sequence ATGTATGCAATCGTAGAGATAGCAGGGCAACAATTCAAAGTAAGCAAAGACTTAAAGGTTTATGTTCACAGATTAGCTAATGAAGAAGGTTCAAAAGTTTCTTTTGACAAAGTTCTTTTATTAGATGATAATGGGAATGTAACTTTAGGCGCCCCAGCTATAGAAGGTGCTTCTGTAGAAGCTAAAGTGTTACAACACTTAAAAGGAGACAAAGTAATCGTTTTCAAAAAGAAAAGAAGAAAAGGTTACAAAAAGAGAAATGGTCACAGACAATATCTTACTCAAATTGTAATTGAAGGTATTACTGCAGCTGGAGGAACTAAAAAAGCAGCAGCTAAGAAAGCAGTTGTAGCAGAAGAAGTTGCGACTGAAGAAGCAGCTCCTAAAGCTAAAAAAGCGGCTCCAAAAGCAAAAAAAGAAGCTACTAAAGAATAA
- the rpmA gene encoding 50S ribosomal protein L27: protein MAHKKGVGSSKNGRESESKRLGVKIFGGQAAIAGNIIVRQRGSKHNPGENVYISKDHTLHARVAGVVKFQKKRDNKSYVSILPFEA from the coding sequence ATGGCTCACAAGAAAGGTGTCGGTAGTTCGAAGAATGGTAGAGAATCAGAATCAAAACGTTTAGGCGTTAAGATTTTTGGAGGACAAGCTGCTATTGCTGGGAACATCATCGTTAGACAAAGAGGTTCAAAACATAATCCAGGTGAAAACGTTTACATTAGTAAAGATCACACTCTACACGCAAGAGTAGCTGGAGTTGTAAAGTTCCAAAAGAAAAGAGATAATAAATCTTACGTTTCTATACTTCCATTCGAAGCATAA
- a CDS encoding AAA family ATPase has product MTESTNLFIITGGPGAGKTTIIEELKKRNYNCIDEVARNIIKEQVASNGDALPWANKEKYTLLMLKHSIETFIENENNSCITFFDRGIPDTLAYANLIGLKPFTELLEATRKYRYNPIVFALPPWKKIYQTDSERKQTFQEAIDTYEAIVKTYTNCDYQLIEVPKLDIKKRVDFILSIIESDQLI; this is encoded by the coding sequence ATGACCGAATCAACTAATCTATTTATCATAACTGGAGGACCAGGTGCTGGTAAAACAACCATTATTGAAGAATTAAAAAAAAGAAATTATAATTGCATAGACGAAGTTGCACGCAATATAATCAAAGAGCAAGTAGCCTCAAATGGAGATGCCTTACCATGGGCCAACAAAGAAAAATACACATTATTAATGTTAAAGCACTCCATAGAAACCTTTATAGAAAACGAGAACAATTCTTGTATTACTTTTTTTGATCGAGGGATTCCAGATACGTTAGCATACGCAAACTTAATCGGACTAAAACCTTTTACAGAACTTTTAGAGGCTACTAGAAAATATCGCTATAACCCAATCGTATTCGCTCTTCCTCCTTGGAAAAAAATATACCAAACAGATTCGGAACGCAAACAAACTTTTCAAGAGGCGATAGATACCTACGAAGCAATAGTAAAAACGTACACTAATTGTGATTACCAATTAATCGAAGTGCCAAAATTAGACATAAAAAAAAGGGTTGATTTTATACTGTCTATAATCGAAAGCGACCAATTAATATAA